Proteins found in one Lachancea thermotolerans CBS 6340 chromosome C complete sequence genomic segment:
- the MTF2 gene encoding Mtf2p (similar to uniprot|P10849 Saccharomyces cerevisiae YDL044C MTF2 Mitochondrial matrix protein that interacts with an N-terminal region of mitochondrial RNA polymerase (Rpo41p) and couples RNA processing and translation to transcription): MRLNFEPNPRLLGQLHRGIGARKQQFSHLRTLRERQTSDASGFKDEQISTVQERTLFEQIFSQIMKKDEQKKKTKELLKPIISLTKDDQNQMHKGNDLQIVFEKKKSDSQTLKLSRFLEDADTEGNVGSAGLARLTTDDIRKYPVSLTSTYFADSGDDSATRTTSEYLGKILSKGTLAKAKASGREISPETLNQIETKHKLNAKLEELLRPHMSYLFSRIQTDSDCIEVLEGYLKQYRTRDTTLEKHTANTFADIEKSASSDPNQLPQPFDITMPFVIRFILTSDSFSFPSNRKYTLISLVYNACKRASDMSLYLNICNVDFYNLLIEYSWENFQEIHQLKDIVKEMSVNGIMGDLRTVDLLDYIAKSMQYMNDGILEETEGSENLQTVGLVWCRENAQDLNYVEMYLKKLKESLM; the protein is encoded by the coding sequence ATGCGTTTGAACTTTGAACCAAATCCGCGGCTACTAGGGCAGCTGCATAGAGGTATTGGGGCTCGCAAACAACAATTCAGTCACTTGAGAACCCTTCGTGAACGACAGACCTCAGATGCGAGTGGATTCAAAGACGAGCAGATATCAACGGTACAAGAGAGGACTCTCTTTGAACAGATCTTCTCTCAAATCATGAAAAAGGATgagcaaaagaagaagactaaAGAACTGCTGAAACCAATAATTTCACTAACAAAGGACGACCAAAACCAAATGCACAAGGGCAATGATTTGCAGATCGTgttcgagaagaagaaatctgATTCTCAAACCTTGAAGCTATCgcgctttcttgaagatgcTGATACAGAAGGCAATGTTGGTTCAGCGGGGCTTGCAAGATTAACAACGGATGACATCAGAAAGTACCCTGTGTCCTTGACTTCTACATATTTTGCAGATTCAGGTGATGACTCCgctacaagaacaacatcCGAATACCTTGGCAAAATCCTTTCGAAAGGCACCCTTGCAAAGGCGAAGGCATCTGGGCGAGAAATAAGCCCAGAGACCCTAAACCAGATTGAAACTAAACATAAGCTCAACGCAAAACtcgaagaacttttgaggCCACACATGTCGTATTTATTCTCGCGCATCCAAACGGACAGCGACTGTATCGAGGTGTTAGAAGGCTACCTCAAGCAGTATCGTACTAGAGACACTACGCTAGAGAAACATACAGCAAATACATTTGCGgatattgaaaaatcagCAAGCAGCGACCCGAACCAGCTGCCACAGCCTTTCGACATAACAATGCCATTTGTCATCAGATTTATTTTGACAAGTGACAGTTTCAGCTTTCCTTCCAATAGAAAATACACGCTAATATCTCTGGTCTACAACGCTTGCAAGCGAGCTTCGGACATGTCGCTGTATCTCAACATTTGTAATGTTGACTTCTACAACCTTTTGATCGAATACTCGTGGGaaaacttccaagaaattcaTCAGCTGAAAGATATCGTCAAAGAGATGAGTGTCAACGGTATAATGGGGGACCTGCGGACCGTCGATCTTCTTGACTATATCGCAAAAAGTATGCAGTATATGAACGACGGAATTTTAGAGGAGACTGAAGGATCCGAAAACCTGCAGACAGTTGGCCTGGTGTGGTGCCGAGAAAACGCGCAAGATCTCAACTACGTCGAAATGTacctgaagaagctgaaagagaGTCTAATGTAA
- the NBA1 gene encoding Nba1p (similar to uniprot|Q08229 Saccharomyces cerevisiae YOL070C Protein of unknown function green fluorescent protein (GFP)-fusion protein localizes to the cell periphery cytoplasm and bud neck potential Cdc28p substrate), translating into MNTNTKRLSAMIDSFHDDGNDDALYVQRSTPSSPTKSQISKTDTLSRPPALHPAFSSPMSYVNSSPGNRESLISDYSASIHEGVPVSYVVTKAGVPSGKDASVVYSAVNVPVSEETVVREEMLEQDGAESSPVGLALNLKHVSGVRSPLRLASNRSHSKNHSSIGSGNLASESGHSHNFSTISASGSSSAPRFYAQNLESGEGHEENPIHIDQIEEESDAENSKGTSPLEAFHSPVRSLTNRSAVGVAKDSGDVHSMTSSIVPSLHTKVLDSCAQNKDPDRSSTTEYNPSIPPRSRNRPKSHMFIKDGLEDIQNQLQQQILQETENVSRASTNKSSTYYSAADQDNQYNTEEDNFGKRDDDSYYHRPLPTVPVTEKIHRKQASIDREDTIVLPSSERVDPEKPPRLPSLPASVMKASQTSNYDSDDDYEDIVDETFQKAKPNHDSKHVKNTTSSASHQLRTAPHKNKQKAKRKREMRSFDIDTISQMLNVTKGTLIGSEFSNLGMKTEEKRALERLVDSLSRLTADMVLDPERFQEGMRRLEKATRALEGF; encoded by the coding sequence ATGAACACGAATACTAAGAGGCTTTCAGCCATGATTGATTCGTTTCATGATGATGGAAACGACGACGCGCTATATGTACAGAGGTCTACCCCCAGCAGTCCCACCAAATCGCAAATATCTAAAACGGACACGCTTTCCCGTCCTCCAGCTCTGCATCCGGCCTTTTCAAGCCCTATGAGCTACGTCAACAGTAGTCCTGGGAATAGGGAAAGTCTTATTTCGGATTATTCGGCGAGCATACACGAAGGGGTCCCTGTATCTTACGTCGTTACAAAGGCTGGAGTGCCGAGCGGAAAGGATGCTTCTGTGGTTTATTCTGCGGTAAATGTTCCTGTCTCAGAAGAAACAGTCGTCCGTGAAGAAATGTTGGAACAAGATGGGGCAGAGTCTTCTCCTGTTGGATTGGCGCTTAATTTGAAACATGTGTCTGGTGTACGCTCTCCTTTGAGGTTAGCATCTAATCGCTCACATTCCAAAAACCATTCTTCAATTGGGTCCGGGAATCTTGCCAGCGAGAGCGGCCATTCCCACAATTTCTCAACAATAAGTGCGTCAGGTTCGAGCAGTGCTCCACGCTTCTACGCGCAGAACTTAGAGAGTGGCGAGGGTCATGAAGAGAATCCAATTCATATTGATCaaattgaggaagagagcGATGCAGAAAACTCCAAAGGAACGTCACCACTCGAAGCTTTTCACTCACCAGTACGTTCATTAACAAACAGATCCGCAGTTGGCGTAGCCAAAGATAGTGGGGACGTTCATTCCATGACTTCGAGCATCGTACCTTCGCTACACACAAAGGTGCTCGATAGCTGCGCTCAGAACAAAGACCCTGATCGCTCTTCCACTACAGAGTACAACCCATCAATTCCCCCTAGAAGCCGTAATAGGCCCAAGTCCCATATGTTCATCAAAGATGGACTGGAGGACATTCAAAATCAACTCCAACAGCAGATATTGCAAGAGACTGAGAATGTTTCGCGTGCTAGTACTAACAAATCTAGTACCTATTATTCTGCTGCAGACCAAGACAACCAATACAATACTGAAGAAGATAACTTCGGTAAGCGCGATGACGATAGCTACTATCATAGACCGCTGCCTACGGTTCCCGTAACAGAAAAAATTCATCGCAAGCAAGCTTCGATTGACAGAGAGGACACTATTGTTCTGCCTTCATCCGAGCGCGTCGATCCCGAAAaaccaccgagactacCTAGTCTACCAGCATCCGTGATGAAGGCGAGCCAAACCTCAAATTATGACAGTGATGATGATTACGAAGACATTGTGGATGAAacatttcaaaaagccaaGCCCAACCATGACTCGAAGCACGTGAAGAACACTACGAGTTCCGCCTCACACCAACTTCGTACAGCCCCtcacaagaacaagcaaaagGCAAAGCGGAAACGTGAAATGCGCTCATTTGATATAGATACCATATCCCAAATGCTCAATGTCACTAAAGGAACACTCATCGGATCTGAGTTTTCAAACCTGGGAATGAAAACGGAAGAAAAGAGAGCCCTTGAGAGATTGGTGGATTCTTTGTCACGACTAACAGCTGATATGGTTCTCGATCCTGaaagatttcaagaggGCATGAGAAGGCTTGAAAAGGCTACACGAGCGCTGGAAGGATTCTAG